A genomic segment from Fusarium keratoplasticum isolate Fu6.1 chromosome 10, whole genome shotgun sequence encodes:
- a CDS encoding Phosphate transporter, whose translation MAILHQYDYIFALTVIFACLDAWNIGANDVANSFGTSVSSRSLTMKQAMLVAAVCEFGGSVSVGSRVADTIRTKIVDPHHYDSSPAVLLLAMMCTIMGSSLFLTFATRQGLPVSTTHSLIGGLVGAATASIGIDKVNWGWHGVSQIFAAWVIAPAIAGCIGGLLFFFTKKFVLTRHTAVKRAFYSIPFYTYLTVAALTMLLVWKGIPTIDLSARDTVIAVFATATGVVLLQAFFLLPYLWTRIMHDDWTLRWYHAFQGPILLWRAPPPPTPAGFTKPHIKDYYRGHLTREELDYVRASETLLESIQTPDGRMPDFDRDDTWILPPPAMTPPKTPPSRFERRASSEFIPPRPDGSWNSPRVMAWKVNRVLLRGLEKDVVAMQKRNNILNWDLEDMHARSVHYDNRAEYMYSALQILTAATASFVHGANDVSNAVAPITTAYEVWLTGEIPDFIDIPIWILIVGGSCIVVGLLTYGYHVMRTLGNRLTLISPSRGFCMELASAITVLMATRLSLPVSTTQCITGATVGVGLANGDWRCINPRLVAWIYMGWVITLPVTGVISGCLMGLILNAPNW comes from the exons ATGGCGATACTCCATCAGTATGACTACATCTTTGCCCTGAccgtcatctttgcctgCCTCGATGCATGGAACATTG GTGCCAACGATGTCGCCAATTCCTTTGGCACGTCggtctcgtcgaggtcgcTGACCATGAAGCAGGCGATGCTTGTGGCAGCGGTCTGTGAATTTGGCGGCAGTGTGTCTGTCGGATCTCGAGTGGCAGACACGATCCGGACAAAGATTGTTGACCCTCACCACTACGACTCCTCTCCAGCcgttcttctcctcgccatGATGTGCACTATCATGGGTTCGTCACTCTTTCTCACCTTTGCTACTCGACAAGGTCTGCCCGTATCAACCACTCACTCTCTCATCGGTGGCCTTGTAGGAGCTGCCACGGCTTCGATAGGCattgacaaggtcaactgGGGATGGCATGGCGTCTCTCAAATCTTTGCTGCATGGGTCATTGCCCCAGCCATTGCTGGCTGTATCGGTGGCTTGCTCTTTTTCTTTACCAAGAAATTTGTCCTGACACGGCACACTGCTGTCAAGCGGGCGTTTTACTCGATCCCTTTCTATACATATCTCACTGTAGCAGCACTAACCA TGCTCCTCGTTTGGAAAGGAATCCCTACCATCGACCTCTCTGCCCGTGATACCGTTATCGCTGTCTTTGCCACCGCAACTGGAGTCGTTCTTCTCCAGGCCTTTTTCTTACTGCCTTATCTTTGGACACGAATCATGCACGATGATTGGACTCTCAGATGGTACCACGCTTTTCAAGGCCCAATTCTACTATGGCgagcacctcctcctccaacgcctgCTGGCTTCACCAAACCCCATATCAAGGACTACTATCGTGGTCACCTCACCCGTGAGGAACTCGACTATGTCCGTGCATCCGAAACCCTCCTCGAGTCTATACAGACACCCGATGGCCGAATGCCCGACTTTGACCGAGACGACACATGGATTCTCCCTCCGCCAGCCATGACACCACCAAAGACTCCGCCGAGCCGTTTTGAGCGGCGAGCATCTTCGGAATTCATCCCTCCTCGACCCGATGGCTCATGGAACAGCCCGCGTGTGATGGCCTGGAAGGTCAACCGAGTCCTCCTGCGCGGTCTGGAGAAGGATGTCGTGGCGATGCAGAAGCGCAACAACATCCTGAATTGGGACCTCGAAGACATGCACGCCAGGTCAGTCCACTACGACAACCGAGCAGAGTATATGTATTCGGCCCTTCAGATCCTTACAGCCGCAACGGCCTCTTTCGTCCACGGAGCCAACGATGTGAGCAACGCCGTCGCGCCAATCACCACGGCATATGAAGTGTGGCTCACCGGCGAGATTCCTGATTTCATCGACATACCTATTTGGATTCTCATCGTAGGGGGCTCAtgcatcgtcgtcggccttcTCACATACGGCTACCACGTCATGCGCACGCTGGGGAATCGTTTGACGCTCATCTCGCCCAGTCGCGGATTCTGCATGGAACTCGCAAGCGCCATCACGGTGCTAATGGCGACGAGGCTGTCACTGCCAGTGTCAACGACGCAGTGTATTACAGGAGCAACGGTGGGCGTCGGGCTGGCCAACGGGGACTGGAGGTGCATCAACCCCAGACTCGTGGCGTGGATCTACATGGGCTGGGTGATAACGCTGCCAGTGACGGGGGTGATCTCGGGGTGTCTGATGGGGCTTATTCTTAATGCGCCGAACTGGTGA
- a CDS encoding Succinate dehydrogenase assembly factor 4, mitochondrial has product MSRLLTRRISPLLRLSTPSRLSSTFQTRPGPPKLPAEQQAEFERLQRAAAVSSAFQPVEEQAGATTPATSQARHATTPEKSEDVNQGLFRGAPPEFEGDTNPKTGEVGGPKNEPLRWGGEGDWSYNGRVTDF; this is encoded by the coding sequence ATGTCTCGACTACTTACCCGCCGTATAAgccccctcctccgtctctcAACTCCCTCCCGTCTCTCTTCGACTTTCCAAACCCGTCCCGGTCCTCCCAAGCTCCCCGCTGAGCAGCAGGCCGAATTCGAGCGTCTCCAGCGCGCAGCCGCCGTTTCTTCCGCCTTTCAGCCTGTGGAGGAGCAAGCTGGCGCAACAACACCCGCTACATCGCAGGCCCGTCACGCAACGACCCCCGAAAAGTCTGAGGATGTCAACCAAGGCTTGTTCCGTGGCGCGCCACCCGAGTTCGAGGGTGATACGAATCCGAAGACGGGAGAGGTCGGCGGACCCAAGAACGAACCCCTCCGATGGGGTGGTGAAGGCGATTGGAGCTACAATGGACGAGTAACGGATTTCTAA
- a CDS encoding CTP-transf-like domain-containing protein codes for MTLPRLGDYAERVHFKGEDASKSSNRPFNNGSAKNPPIVRPHGVNRILLYPGSFNPPHQGHLNLLRYVFENAGEDLHIIGAIIIMTDENRLEDKLCQEENPLILTRKERVNLWRGDGIPVDWVWVYDRPEASWADFRPRLSKEFSKDRLDVKFILLGGPDTISAEGTYNPKYWNCPDSITSDFSRPVDFRYPSTLRQLAGFSMWEKVSYDRRGLEQEIRAKMRGQPAQAIEKALTRAFATIGAVSICRRMRKPKGVVRFIPCNLEQRPNDAPSSTKIRQIIKTSPKDSLEDALKGIALNPKFLAEYIAKRPQLAQSMGKEKPKVEEKPVKDWYEVEKQIVW; via the exons ATGACACTCCCACGACTTGGCGACTACGCCGAACGCGTCCACTTCAAGGGCGAAGACGCCTCAAAGTCCTCTAACCGCCCCTTCAACAATGGATCTGCCAAGAATCCCCCTATCGTCCGCCCTCATGGCGTCAACCGAATCCTTCTGTACCCTGGGTCATTcaatcctcctcatcaaggtcaCCTTAACCTCCTACGCTACGTCTTTGAGAACGCGGGTGAAGACCTTCACATCAtcggcgccatcatcatcatgacagaTGAAAATCGACTGGAAGACAAGCTCTGCCAAGAGGAGAACCCACTCATCCTCACCCGTAAGGAACGCGTCAACCTCTGGCGTGGCGACGGTATCCCAGTGGACTGGGTCTGGGTCTATGATCGACCCGAAGCCAGCTGGGCCGACTTCCGCCCCCGACTGTCCAAGGAGTTCAGCAAGGACCGCCTGGACGTCAAGTTCATTCTTCTCGGAGGGCCAGATACCATCAGCGCTGAAGGCACATACAACCCCAAGTACTGGAATTGCCCCGATTCCATCACGAGCGACTTCTCCCGACCTGTAGACTTTCGCTATCCAAGCACCCTCCGCCAGCTTGCTGGATTCTCCATGTGGGAGAAGGTGAGCTACGATCGACGTGGACTCGAGCAAGAGATTCGTGCCAAGATGAGAGGCCAGCCGGCACAAG CTATTGAGAAAGCTTTGACCCGAGCCTTTGCAACTATCGGCGCTGTGTCCATCTGCCGTCGCATGCGCAAGCCGAAGGGTGTGGTTCGATTCATCCCCTGCAACCTCGAGCAGAGACCCAACGACGCACCCAGCTCGACCAAGATCCGgcagatcatcaagacgtCGCCAAAGGACTCACTCGAAGACGCTCTGAAGGGCATCGCGCTGAACCCCAAGTTCTTGGCTGAATACATCGCTAAGCGACCGCAGCTCGCGCAGTCGATGGGAAAGGAAAAGCcaaaggtggaggagaagccagtGAAGGATTGGTatgaggttgagaagcagATTGTGTGGTGA
- a CDS encoding Metallophos domain-containing protein produces MLRDARKKYHRTFTLFLFVYIFSHLTLLPENRKPEETVDVVIHCGDLTQQSKLKKFRAAIRLLKSIDAPLKLVIAGNHDFTLDTPTFRSKIEKVRPSIYTKLIEREHGVLGEARKLLDEAAKEGITFLDEGTHHFTLANGAHLTVYASPYTPSINDWGFQYDPRQGHEWPIKKDVDIVMTHGPPLGIFDLQGSRRIGCPQLFQAVANAKPLMHCFGHVHNNWGVRLVRWREKMPNPPSHFTAIKNKESVTIETLKALKTARFDTIEMILKKYERVKKCEVDGYYETRHSRGAKHPLERGAQTLCECGYSRHRE; encoded by the exons ATGCTTCGAGATGCGAGGAAGAAGTATCATAGAACG TTTACATTGTTTCTCTTCGTCTACATCTTCTCTCATCT CACACTGCTGCCTGAGAACAGAAAGCCTGAAGAGACGGTCGATGTGGTTATTCACTGCGGTGATCTCACCCAACAGTCCAAGCTAAAGAAATTCCGAGCAGCCATCCGCCTCCTCAAGAGCATTGATGCTCCACTCAAACTGGTCATCGCCGGCAACCATGACTTTACCCTCGATACCCCCACGTTCAGGAGCAAGATTGAGAAAGTTCGGCCTTCTATCTATACGAAGCTCATAGAGCGAGAACATGGTGTTTTGGGGGAAGCAAGAAAGCTTCTTGACGAAGCAGCAAAGGAGGGTATCACGTTCCTCGATGAAGGCACTCACCACTTTACCCTAGCAAACGGAGCGCACTTGACAGTCTATGCAAGCCCATACACTCCGTCTATCAATGATTGGGGTTTTCAGTATGATCCTAGACAAGGTCATGAATGGCCTATTAAAAAGGACGTCGACATTGTCATGACTCACGGGCCCCCGTTGGGCATTTTCGACCTACAGGGCAGCCGAAGGATTGGATGTCCTCAATTATTCCAAGCAGTCGCAAATGCAAAGCCTCTAATGCACTGCTTCGGACACGTCCACAACAACTGGGGCGTAAGGTTGGTGCGATGGCGCGAAAAGATGCCCAATCCGCCATCACATTTCACAGCCATTAAGAATAAAGAGTCGGTCACAATCGAGACTCTCAAGGCGCTAAAGACTGCCAGGTTCGACACGATCGAGATGATCCTGAAAAAGTACGAAAGGGTGAAGAAGTGCGAAGTGGACGGCTATTACGAGACAAGACACTCTAGAGGTGCCAAACACCCTTTGGAGCGCGGTGCCCAGACACTCTGTGAATGCGGCTATTCAAGGCACAGAGAATGA
- a CDS encoding 2EXR domain-containing protein: protein MSCQKDAPRNLEFNDLPPELRDLVWEFSLPTRRVFHVKGVSRRPQEEAASRPAKFFRFHIRHALPAALSTCKESRAVALRKGFFLSPYGNDPGVWFNTEHDMLYFDRNQRNMLQLKPNLGSMTISGLDQVLNVGIEWRAFFRDTPRQGATTSRYWRAAIETLYVHMPRMRTVNYILPMLRHKGGMMWGREPYQAQNYEAILVTLPENTQIPWENTRNRGADRVQLLNDIRHDNGLNSMMVTWKEVKEDIEKGFAEEAEPGDGWQDREHDTDHYPPEVIGWWLLRDGIPTVHENPQIQTFDS from the coding sequence ATGTCTTGTCAAAAGGACGCTCCACGAAACCTCGAGTTCAATGACCTCCCACCTGAGCTACGAGACCTCGTCTGGGAGTTTAGTCTCCCCACTCGTCGAGTCTTTCATGTGAAAGGAGTCTCAAGACGCCCTCAGGAAGAAGCAGCATCGAGACCGGCCAAGTTCTTTCGCTTCCACATCCGCCACGCTCTCCCAGCGGCATTGTCCACTTGCAAGGAGTCCCGCGCCGTTGCGTTGCGcaagggcttcttcctctcgccCTATGGGAATGATCCTGGTGTCTGGTTCAATACGGAACATGACATGCTCTACTTTGACCGGAACCAGCGCAATATGCTCCAACTTAAACCTAACCTGGGGAGCATGACCATCTCTGGGTTGGACCAGGTCCTCAACGTTGGTATTGAATGGCGTGCCTTCTTTCGGGATACCCCACGGCAAGGCGCGACAACGTCTCGCTACTGGAGGGCGGCGATCGAGACATTGTATGTCCACATGCCGCGGATGCGGACCGTCAATTACATCCTCCCGATGCTGCGGCATAAAGGCGGCATGATGTGGGGACGAGAACCGTATCAAGCACAGAACTAtgaagccatcctcgtcaCGCTCCCGGAGAATACACAGATCCCGTGGGAGAACACAAGGAATCGGGGCGCCGACCGAGTgcagcttctcaacgacATCCGGCACGACAATGGACTCAACTCAATGATGGTGACGTGgaaggaggtcaaggaggacaTTGAAAAGGGCTTTgcggaggaggcagagcctggtgatggatggcaggACCGTGAACATGACACTGATCACTATCCTCCAGAGGTGATTGGATGGTGGCTACTGAGAGATGGCATTCCCACAGTTCATGAGAATCCTCAGATTCAGACGTTTGATTCATAG
- a CDS encoding VOC domain-containing protein, producing the protein MAIGHIGLPVGDHYVEMRDFYKAILAPLGYTIKMEADYGHPFCGFGVEGAGMEFWLGGGCKGGLQKYDGKLEGRVAPIHVAFNGKSREHVDEWYEAAIKAGAVDNGKPGLRPEYMPGYYGAFVLDPLGNNIEVVHLTF; encoded by the exons ATGGCCATTGGACACATTGGACTCCCTGTCGGCGACCACTACGTCGAGATGCGCGACTTCTACAAGGCCATCCTCGCCCCTCTTGGCTACACGATAAAGATGGAGGCTGACTACGGTCACCCGTTCTGCGGCTTCGGCGTTGAGGGCGCTGGAATGGAGTTTTGGCTCGGTGGCGGGTGTAAGGGTGGTCTGCAAAAGTACGACGGCAAGCTTGAGGGCCGTGTCGCGCCTATTCATGTCGCTTTCAACGGAAAGAGTCGTGAGCATGTCGATGAGTGGTATGAGGCTGCCAT CAAGGCTGGTGCTGTGGATAATGGCAAGCCGGGTCTTCGACCGGAGTACATGCCTGGCTACTACGGCGCCTTTGTCCTCGACCCTCTGGGCAACAACATCGAGGTTGTCCACTTGACATTCTAA
- a CDS encoding HET domain-containing protein, with amino-acid sequence MEGPSAILKPSAMNGQVFRRNPSAKPCPGCRNASLCDITGRGYVLDIDVKQTLEEAKAQNENECYLCFLVWWSLKNRAAKILAMDDPVIALYCNPPFSTPVQQIDVIVVSKKKRQDLGWAPDFSGLSHLGPPDAKPWVTRGRIVLYADPRRGRPEDRRCRVKFRRIETNSGSPACFDLAKQWISDCLFNHYGTCPSNYRSPLPLRLIDVGPSDGSEPPRLITTASNQRGRYIALSYCWGRKPFFALTPSKKSELEQCIPFDKLSETIKDTIIIARRLNVRYVWIDSLCIIQGSEEEAVKDWGVQAQQMGTIFRFAFLTIAASSCDDVYQGLLCDRDNLSRSYYEFPADKKGRDMVYLGRCDNAIEPHSLNEPLHRRGWVFQESFLCVRSISYEKGELLWRCRACQCREGLMESEPLPHKVSESDVPSNIRANWKSIVAEYSKNSLTYPNDRLPVIAGLAKIAQHGSPTDYLYGVWMDQLAESLLWEHRGHTVDRIRVHTCQRKRRAPSWSWASVDGQIMFLKGADPTYIQAKIKGEGLLINGYLRSVKTIRLSTSGSYYGGYDNFSPWTNLPTTMKTYLDSDDAIPIQHRLRRDDDSPLELVDVWFLYLGPSSGLIIVETCDMETPPRRLLQSAYQTLVEYKKYVRLGSFVGYPIQRKWSSRILLV; translated from the exons ATGGAAGGACCATCAGCCATACTGAAGCCGTCGGCTATGAACGGTCAAGTCTTTCGACGCAACCCCTCCGCAAAGCCATGTCCTGGATGCAGGAACGCTTCACTATGCGACATTACAGGCCGCGGCTACGTCTTGGACATTGACGTAAAGCAAACTCtagaagaagcaaaagctCAAAACGAAAACGAATGCTACCTATGCTTTCTGGTATGGTGGTCCCTCAAGAACCGTGCGGCCAAGATACTGGCGATGGACGACCCCGTCATCGCCCTGTACTGCAACCCCCCATTCAGTACACCAGTCCAGCAGATCGACGTGATAGTCGTCAGTAAGAAAAAGCGACAAGACTTGGGTTGGGCCCCTGACTTTTCGGGTCTTTCGCATCTCGGTCCACCAGATGCCAAGCCTTGGGTTACTCGAGGCCGTATAGTCTTATACGCAGACCCTAGACGCG GACGACCTGAAGACAGGAGATGTCGTGTCAAGTTCCGAAGGATCGAGACCAATTCTGGGTCCCCAGCTTGCTTCGACCTGGCCAAGCAATGGATCTCGGATTGTCTATTCAACCACTATGGAACCTGTCCATCAAATTACAGGTCACCTCTACCTCTTAGATTGATCGACGTTGGACCCTCCGACGGCTCTGAACCTCCCCGGCTCATAACTACAGCTTCCAACCAGCGTGGGAGATACATCGCTCTCAGTTATTGCTGGGGACGGAAGCCATTCTTTGCCCTAACACCGTCCAAAAAATCTGAGCTGGAGCAATGTATCCCCTTTGATAAGCTTTCAGAGACTATCAAAGACACTATCATCATTGCCAGGCGCCTCAATGTACGCTACGTATGGATCGACTCActctgcatcatccaaggctcagaagaagaagctgtcAAAGACTGGGGAGTGCAAGCGCAGCAAATGGGGACCATATTCCGCTTCGCCTTCTTGACGATAGCGGCTTCTTCATGCGATGATGTCTATCAAGGGCTACTCTGTGACCGAGACAACCTCTCCCGCTCATACTACGAGTTTCCAGCAGACAAGAAGGGTCGAGACATGGTCTATCTCGGCCGCTGTGACAATGCTATAGAGCCTCATTCTTTGAATGAACCGCTGCATCGGAGGGGATGGGTCTTTCAGGAGTCGTTTCTCTGCGTCAGATCCATTTCGTACGAAAAGGGGGAGCTTTTGTGGAGATGTCGAGCATGCCAGTGTCGAGAAGGCCTCATGGAAAGCgaacctcttcctcacaaAGTCTCAGAAAGCGATGTACCAAGCAACATCCGAGCCAACTGGAAGTCTATCGTGGCCGAATACAGTAAGAACAGCCTCACGTATCCGAACGACAGGCTCCCAGTCATAGCGGGACTCGCAAAGATAGCACAACACGGCTCACCAACAGACTACCTCTACGGAGTATGGATGGACCAGCTTGCAGAGTCACTCTTGTGGGAACACCGCGGTCACACAGTCGACAGGATACGAGTCCACACCTGCCAGAGGAAGCGTCGTGCACCGTCATGGTCTTGGGCATCTGTAGACGGACAGATCATGTTTCTCAAAGGCGCCGACCCGACATACATCCAGGCTAAAATCAAGGGCGAAGGCCTGCTCATCAATGGATACCTTCGAAGTGTCAAGACGATCAGGTTGTCGACTTCGGGGAGCTACTACGGCGGTTATGACAACTTTAGTCCTTGGACGAACttgccgacgacgatgaaaACTTATCTAGACAGTGATGACGCGATACCCATTCAGCACCGACTACGGCGAGATGATGATAGTCCTCTTGAGTTGGTAGATGTCTGGTTTCTGTACCTTGGGCCAAGCTCAGGTCTCATCATCGTAGAGACGTGTGACATGGAAACTCCGCCTCGCAGACTGTTGCAATCAGCCTATCAGACCTTGGTGGAATATAAAAAGTACGTTCGGCTGGGGTCTTTTGTTGGATATCCCATTCAGAGGAAGTGGTCATCGCGTATCCTCCTGGTCTAG